The Geobacillus stearothermophilus ATCC 12980 genome contains a region encoding:
- a CDS encoding phasin family protein, with product MSILKKGLAFGLGLAIASKEQAEKLIDELVKKGELSLDESKEVIDQWKQQTEARKAEVQRLVREQIKQVIDKLDLATKEDVRQLEERIRRLEEKEQSGQ from the coding sequence ATGAGCATTTTGAAAAAAGGATTGGCGTTCGGGCTTGGGCTTGCGATCGCCAGCAAAGAACAAGCGGAAAAATTGATCGATGAGTTGGTCAAAAAAGGAGAGTTGTCGCTTGATGAATCGAAGGAAGTGATCGATCAATGGAAGCAGCAAACCGAAGCGCGGAAAGCGGAAGTACAGCGGCTTGTACGCGAGCAAATCAAGCAGGTGATCGATAAACTCGACTTGGCGACGAAAGAAGACGTGCGGCAGCTCGAGGAGCGAATCCGCCGTCTTGAAGAAAAGGAACAAAGCGGGCAGTAA
- a CDS encoding CoA-binding protein, which translates to MPIVNPSREEIGDILCKAKRIAVVGLSNNPERESYMVAKAMKDAGYEIIPVNPMIEEWEGIPAVDKLTDIEGHVDIVDVFRRSEHLPELAREFVQIDADVFWAQLGVVNEEAYAFLKEKGYTVIMDRCIKVEHALTKRP; encoded by the coding sequence ATGCCCATTGTCAACCCAAGCCGGGAAGAAATCGGCGACATTTTGTGCAAGGCGAAGCGGATTGCCGTTGTCGGCTTGTCCAACAATCCCGAGCGCGAGTCGTATATGGTGGCGAAGGCGATGAAAGACGCCGGATACGAAATCATTCCGGTTAATCCGATGATCGAGGAATGGGAAGGCATTCCAGCGGTCGACAAACTGACGGATATCGAAGGACATGTCGATATCGTCGATGTGTTTCGCCGTTCCGAACATTTACCGGAGCTCGCCCGCGAGTTTGTGCAAATCGATGCGGACGTATTTTGGGCGCAGCTTGGCGTCGTCAATGAAGAAGCATACGCGTTTTTAAAGGAAAAAGGCTATACGGTGATTATGGATCGCTGCATTAAAGTAGAACACGCGCTCACGAAACGCCCGTAA
- a CDS encoding RsmF rRNA methyltransferase first C-terminal domain-containing protein, with amino-acid sequence MRLPEAFVAKMKKLLDEEADEFFAVYENEKINGLRVNPLKTDPGAWVKTAPFSLSPVPFCPTGFYYEPDEQPGKHPYHAAGLYYIQEPSAMAAAEALQPEPGDTVLDLCAAPGGKTTQLGAMMKNRGLLVANEIHPKRVKALAENVERFGLTNTIVVNEAPETLAERFPGFFDKILVDAPCSGEGMFRKEEEAASFWSPAYVEECAARQRRILESAYAMLKEGGILVYSTCTFSPEENEQTIEWLLETYDDLRLLPIAKIGGIEPGRPEWTKTNRSDLVHAARLWPHRLKGEGHFVAKLQKQRPTPPWSGRWAKANAPKAAVRLYRQFEQQSLQTVQHGTILSFGSHLAMLPDRCPDLSGLKVVRAGLHLGEAKKERFEPNHALALALRTEEAKHVLDLSSASREIVQYWRGETLSTGGDRGWLLVTVDGFPFGWGKEVKGTVKNFYPKGLRLI; translated from the coding sequence TTGAGATTGCCGGAAGCATTTGTCGCGAAAATGAAGAAGCTGCTTGATGAAGAAGCAGACGAGTTTTTCGCTGTGTATGAAAACGAAAAAATCAACGGCTTGCGCGTCAATCCGTTGAAAACCGACCCGGGCGCATGGGTCAAAACGGCGCCCTTTTCCCTTTCCCCGGTGCCGTTTTGCCCGACCGGGTTTTATTATGAACCGGACGAACAGCCGGGAAAGCATCCGTACCATGCGGCCGGCCTGTATTACATTCAAGAACCGAGCGCGATGGCGGCCGCCGAGGCGCTGCAGCCTGAGCCGGGGGATACGGTGCTTGACTTGTGCGCCGCCCCTGGCGGGAAAACGACCCAGCTTGGCGCGATGATGAAAAACAGAGGGCTGCTTGTCGCCAACGAAATCCACCCGAAACGGGTCAAAGCGCTTGCAGAGAACGTCGAACGGTTCGGCTTGACGAACACCATCGTCGTCAATGAAGCTCCCGAAACGCTTGCCGAGCGGTTTCCGGGCTTTTTTGACAAAATTTTAGTGGACGCTCCGTGCTCGGGGGAGGGCATGTTCCGGAAAGAAGAAGAGGCCGCCTCGTTTTGGAGCCCGGCCTATGTGGAAGAATGTGCGGCAAGGCAGCGGCGCATTTTAGAAAGCGCCTATGCGATGCTGAAAGAAGGCGGCATTCTTGTCTATTCAACATGCACGTTCTCTCCGGAGGAAAACGAGCAAACGATAGAATGGCTGCTCGAGACGTACGATGATTTGCGGTTGCTGCCGATTGCGAAAATCGGTGGCATCGAGCCGGGACGGCCGGAATGGACGAAAACCAATCGATCCGATCTCGTCCACGCCGCCCGCCTTTGGCCGCATCGCCTCAAAGGGGAAGGACATTTTGTCGCCAAGCTGCAAAAACAGCGGCCGACTCCACCTTGGAGCGGGCGGTGGGCGAAAGCGAACGCGCCAAAAGCGGCCGTCCGATTGTACCGCCAATTTGAACAGCAATCGTTGCAAACCGTGCAGCACGGAACAATCCTCTCGTTTGGCAGCCATTTGGCCATGCTCCCGGACCGATGCCCGGATTTGTCCGGCTTGAAAGTGGTGCGCGCTGGCCTTCATCTTGGCGAGGCCAAAAAGGAGCGGTTTGAGCCGAACCATGCCCTTGCCTTGGCGCTGCGGACAGAGGAAGCGAAACATGTGCTTGACCTATCGAGCGCAAGCCGCGAAATCGTCCAATATTGGCGCGGCGAGACGCTTTCCACTGGCGGCGACCGCGGCTGGCTGCTTGTGACGGTCGACGGGTTTCCATTCGGCTGGGGAAAAGAAGTCAAAGGGACGGTGAAAAACTTTTATCCGAAAGGGCTGCGCCTGATCTAA
- the pcp gene encoding pyroglutamyl-peptidase I has product MKKVLVTGFDPFGGETVNPSLEAVKQAAGWKTDRYIVEVRELPTVFGKSLVILHDAIMQVDPDVVICVGQAGGRADISVERVAVNINDARIPDNEGQQPIDEPVVPSGPVGYWSTLPVKAIVEALRRHGIPASVSYTAGSFVCNHVFYGLMHYITQSKKPIRGGFIHIPYLPEQAARHPGQPSMALETIVEGLRLAIDVAVEREEDIQAVGGHIC; this is encoded by the coding sequence ATGAAAAAAGTGCTCGTGACCGGATTTGATCCGTTTGGAGGAGAAACGGTGAATCCGTCGCTGGAGGCGGTCAAGCAAGCAGCCGGATGGAAAACGGATCGGTATATCGTTGAAGTTCGGGAGCTTCCAACCGTATTTGGCAAATCATTAGTCATCTTGCATGACGCAATCATGCAAGTGGACCCCGATGTGGTAATTTGCGTCGGACAGGCAGGAGGGAGAGCGGATATTTCTGTTGAAAGAGTGGCGGTGAACATCAATGATGCCCGCATTCCCGACAACGAAGGCCAGCAGCCGATTGACGAACCTGTTGTTCCAAGCGGGCCTGTCGGCTATTGGTCAACCTTGCCGGTCAAAGCGATTGTCGAGGCGTTGAGGCGTCACGGCATACCAGCCTCTGTCTCTTATACAGCGGGATCGTTCGTCTGCAACCATGTGTTTTATGGATTGATGCATTACATCACCCAATCGAAGAAGCCCATTCGCGGCGGATTTATCCATATTCCGTATTTGCCGGAACAAGCCGCCCGGCATCCCGGGCAGCCCAGCATGGCATTAGAAACGATCGTGGAAGGGCTGCGTCTTGCCATTGACGTAGCGGTCGAACGTGAAGAAGATATCCAAGCGGTTGGCGGGCACATTTGTTAA
- the plsY gene encoding glycerol-3-phosphate 1-O-acyltransferase PlsY: MTALILLLSYLLGSIPFGLLVGKIGYGIDIREHGSGNLGGTNTFRVLGAKAGTIVIVGDMLKGTLAASLPMFFSVPVHPLLAGAVAVVGHMYPVFAKFRGGKAVATSGGVMLFYSPLFFLSLIAVFLVVLAVSRYVSLSSMAAALYAVVYTVFFTDDIPLTVAVLLLASFIFYRHRANIKRILNKTEPKVKWSGKAS; this comes from the coding sequence ATGACCGCACTCATTTTGCTTCTTTCTTATCTTCTCGGCTCGATTCCGTTTGGCCTTCTTGTCGGGAAAATCGGCTACGGGATCGACATCCGCGAACATGGAAGCGGCAATCTCGGGGGAACGAACACGTTCCGCGTGCTTGGGGCGAAAGCGGGCACGATCGTCATTGTCGGGGATATGTTGAAAGGAACGCTGGCGGCGAGCTTGCCGATGTTTTTTTCCGTCCCCGTGCATCCGCTTTTGGCCGGAGCGGTGGCAGTCGTCGGCCATATGTATCCGGTGTTCGCCAAGTTCCGCGGTGGCAAGGCGGTGGCGACATCGGGCGGGGTGATGCTGTTTTATTCGCCGTTGTTCTTTTTGTCGCTCATCGCCGTGTTTCTTGTCGTCTTGGCTGTTTCACGCTACGTCTCGCTGTCATCGATGGCCGCGGCGCTGTACGCGGTCGTGTACACCGTCTTTTTCACGGACGACATTCCATTGACGGTGGCAGTGTTGTTGCTGGCTTCGTTTATCTTTTATCGTCATCGCGCCAACATCAAGCGCATCTTGAACAAAACGGAGCCAAAAGTGAAATGGTCAGGCAAAGCCTCATGA
- the parE gene encoding DNA topoisomerase IV subunit B, producing the protein MAKQAIHDYNEDAIQVLEGLEAVRKRPGMYIGSTDSRGLHHLVYEIVDNSVDEALAGYGNYILVQIHKDNSITVLDEGRGMPVGMHKLGKPTPEVILTVLHAGGKFGQGGYKTSGGLHGVGASVVNALSEWLVVTIHRDGFMYRQRFEHGGRPVTTLEKIGTTDKTGTIIHFKPDPTIFSTTVFNYETLSERLRESAFLLKGLKIELVDERTGMREVFHYENGIEAFVAYLNEEKDVLHPVVYFSGEQNGIEVEFAFQFHDGYSENVLSFVNNVRTKDGGTHEAGAKTAMTRVFNEYARRVGLLKEKDKNLEGTDIREGLSAIVSVRIPEHLLQFEGQTKGKLGTSEARSAVDAVVSEQLTYFLQENPDVSTMLIKKAIRAYQAREAARKAREEARSGKKRKGKEALLSGKLTPAQGRNPQKNELYLVEGDSAGGSAKQGRDRRFQAVLPLRGKVINTEKAKLGDILKNEEINTIIHAIGGGVGADFSLDDVNYDKVIIMTDADTDGAHIQVLLLTFFYRYMRPLIEAGKVYIALPPLYKISKKSGKKEVIEYAWTDEQLREITKRMGRGYTIQRYKGLGEMNADQLWETTMNPETRTLIRVRIEDAARAERRVTTLMGDKVEPRRKWIETHVAFGLEEEPGWIG; encoded by the coding sequence GTGGCAAAGCAAGCGATACATGACTATAACGAAGATGCCATTCAAGTGTTAGAAGGGCTTGAGGCGGTGAGGAAGCGGCCGGGGATGTACATCGGCAGCACCGACAGCCGCGGGTTGCATCATCTTGTTTATGAAATCGTCGACAACTCGGTCGATGAAGCGTTGGCCGGATATGGAAATTACATTTTGGTGCAAATACATAAAGACAACAGCATCACCGTCCTTGATGAAGGGCGCGGCATGCCGGTTGGGATGCATAAACTTGGCAAGCCGACGCCGGAGGTCATTTTGACGGTGCTCCATGCCGGGGGCAAGTTCGGCCAGGGCGGCTATAAAACGAGCGGCGGCCTGCACGGGGTCGGGGCTTCGGTTGTCAACGCTTTGTCGGAATGGCTCGTCGTCACGATCCACCGCGATGGCTTCATGTACCGCCAACGGTTTGAGCATGGCGGCAGGCCGGTGACAACGCTTGAAAAAATCGGGACGACGGACAAAACCGGGACGATCATTCACTTTAAGCCGGATCCGACGATTTTCAGCACAACGGTGTTCAATTACGAAACCTTGAGTGAACGGCTGCGCGAGTCGGCGTTTTTGTTAAAAGGGCTGAAAATTGAGCTCGTTGACGAACGGACCGGCATGCGGGAGGTGTTCCATTACGAAAACGGGATTGAAGCGTTTGTGGCCTATTTGAATGAGGAGAAAGATGTGCTCCACCCGGTTGTGTATTTTTCTGGTGAGCAAAACGGCATTGAGGTCGAGTTTGCGTTTCAGTTCCATGATGGTTACTCGGAAAACGTCTTGTCATTTGTCAACAACGTGCGCACAAAAGACGGCGGGACGCATGAAGCCGGGGCGAAAACGGCGATGACGCGCGTCTTTAACGAATACGCCCGCCGCGTCGGCTTGCTTAAGGAAAAGGATAAAAATTTAGAAGGAACGGATATTCGCGAAGGGCTGTCGGCGATCGTCTCGGTGCGCATCCCGGAGCATTTGCTTCAGTTTGAAGGGCAGACGAAAGGCAAGCTCGGGACGAGCGAGGCGCGTTCAGCCGTCGATGCGGTTGTTTCCGAGCAATTGACGTACTTTTTGCAAGAAAATCCGGACGTGAGCACGATGCTCATCAAAAAAGCGATCCGGGCGTACCAAGCGCGCGAAGCGGCCCGCAAAGCGCGCGAAGAGGCGAGAAGCGGCAAAAAGCGGAAAGGGAAAGAGGCGCTCTTAAGCGGCAAGCTGACGCCGGCGCAAGGGCGCAATCCGCAAAAAAACGAGCTGTATTTGGTCGAAGGCGATTCGGCGGGCGGTTCGGCGAAACAAGGGCGCGACCGCCGCTTCCAGGCGGTCCTTCCGCTACGCGGGAAAGTCATCAACACGGAAAAGGCGAAGCTTGGCGATATTTTGAAAAACGAGGAAATCAATACGATCATCCACGCCATCGGCGGCGGCGTCGGCGCTGATTTTTCGCTCGATGATGTCAACTACGACAAAGTGATCATTATGACCGACGCCGACACGGACGGCGCCCATATTCAAGTGCTGCTTTTGACGTTTTTTTACCGCTACATGCGTCCGCTCATTGAAGCGGGAAAAGTGTACATCGCCTTGCCGCCGCTTTATAAAATCAGCAAAAAAAGCGGCAAAAAGGAAGTCATCGAATACGCATGGACGGATGAGCAATTGCGGGAAATCACGAAACGAATGGGCCGCGGCTATACGATTCAGCGCTACAAAGGGCTTGGCGAAATGAACGCCGATCAATTGTGGGAAACGACGATGAATCCGGAAACGCGCACGTTGATCCGCGTGCGCATTGAAGATGCGGCTCGCGCCGAGCGGCGGGTGACGACACTGATGGGCGATAAAGTCGAGCCGCGCCGCAAATGGATTGAAACGCATGTTGCCTTTGGGCTTGAGGAAGAGCCAGGGTGGATCGGCTGA
- a CDS encoding OsmC family protein gives MKTTVTWNGNMSFSGQSASGVTIPIDAAKDVGGNDSGARPMELLLHALAGCTGIDIVLILRKMRLDVRAFSMEVEGTRADDHPKRFTDIHIHYALEGDLPEDKVARAIRLSKEKYCSVSHSLNAAITASYSINGVRGKETI, from the coding sequence ATGAAAACGACCGTCACGTGGAACGGAAACATGTCATTCAGCGGCCAAAGCGCTTCCGGCGTCACCATTCCGATCGACGCCGCGAAAGACGTTGGCGGCAACGATTCCGGCGCCCGGCCGATGGAACTGTTGCTTCACGCCTTGGCCGGCTGCACCGGCATTGACATCGTTTTGATCTTGCGGAAAATGCGGCTTGACGTCCGCGCGTTTTCGATGGAAGTCGAAGGAACGCGCGCCGATGACCACCCGAAGCGGTTTACCGACATTCATATTCATTATGCGCTCGAAGGCGACTTGCCGGAAGACAAAGTCGCCCGTGCCATTCGGTTGTCAAAAGAAAAATATTGTTCCGTTTCCCATTCGTTAAATGCCGCCATTACAGCGAGCTATTCGATCAACGGCGTGCGCGGGAAGGAGACGATCTAA
- a CDS encoding ABC1 kinase family protein: MIGKRVRHIGRYHEIAASLLRHGFGMIVDELGFSSFLSLPPRWRAEQGKKEGKTVGERLRLVLEELGPTFVKLGQIASTRPDLIPAPIISELEKLQDQVPPFPFADVRRIVEAEFGSSLETLFRSFEEMPLAAASLGQVHRAVLPSGQAVAVKVQRPHIVARVETDLEILQDLAVLAERRLDWAATYQLSEIVDELARSLRQELDYTVEARHAERFARQFAGDSSVYVPKVFWDYTTKTVLTMEYVEGIKLGEIERLKANGHSLKTIAERLAEATFQQMFEHGFFHGDPHPGNVFVLDDGTLSFIDFGLMGRLRPHVKLHLSSLIIALMRQNTDGVLGAIYGLGIVPDGVDEGKLRDDIDELREKYYRVPLGEISLGEAVEDLLSVAFRHGIRILSDLTLLGKALLTVEGVVEMLDPQFRIMDVAEPFGRKLLKDRLRPDRVAETAWKRIFDYGEWLLRLPDSVKEWTKMMRHGKLRLEITAPDLETLLKKLDQITNRLSISIVLLSWSIVMAGMMIASSFGRQSMLLWKIPAVEIGLGVSAFLFGWLLYSIFRSGKF, translated from the coding sequence ATGATCGGAAAACGGGTGCGCCATATCGGAAGGTACCACGAAATCGCCGCCTCCTTGCTTCGGCACGGATTCGGGATGATCGTCGATGAGCTCGGCTTTTCGTCGTTTCTTTCGTTGCCGCCGCGATGGAGAGCGGAGCAAGGGAAAAAGGAAGGAAAAACGGTTGGGGAGCGGCTCCGCCTTGTGCTCGAGGAGCTCGGCCCGACGTTCGTGAAGCTCGGGCAAATTGCCAGCACACGGCCGGATTTGATTCCCGCTCCGATCATCAGTGAGCTCGAAAAGCTGCAAGACCAAGTTCCGCCGTTTCCGTTTGCCGATGTCCGCCGGATTGTCGAAGCGGAGTTTGGAAGTTCGCTGGAAACACTCTTTCGTTCATTTGAGGAAATGCCGCTCGCTGCCGCTTCGCTTGGACAAGTGCACCGGGCGGTTCTTCCTTCCGGACAGGCCGTGGCGGTGAAAGTGCAGCGCCCGCACATCGTTGCGCGGGTGGAGACGGATCTGGAAATTTTGCAAGATTTGGCCGTGCTGGCGGAACGCCGTCTCGATTGGGCGGCAACTTACCAATTGTCTGAGATTGTCGATGAACTGGCGCGTTCATTACGGCAGGAGCTGGATTATACAGTCGAGGCGCGCCATGCGGAACGGTTTGCACGGCAGTTTGCCGGCGATTCGTCGGTGTATGTCCCGAAGGTGTTTTGGGATTATACGACGAAAACAGTGCTCACGATGGAATATGTCGAAGGGATCAAACTCGGGGAGATCGAGCGGTTGAAAGCGAACGGTCACTCCTTAAAAACGATCGCCGAGCGTTTGGCTGAAGCAACCTTTCAACAAATGTTTGAGCATGGATTTTTTCATGGCGACCCTCATCCTGGCAATGTATTTGTTCTTGACGATGGAACGCTTTCCTTCATTGACTTTGGCTTGATGGGCCGCCTTCGACCTCATGTCAAACTTCATCTTTCTTCACTCATCATCGCCTTAATGCGGCAAAACACGGATGGGGTGTTGGGTGCGATTTACGGTTTAGGAATTGTTCCTGACGGAGTCGATGAAGGAAAATTGCGCGATGATATTGACGAGTTGCGGGAGAAATACTACCGCGTCCCGCTCGGTGAGATCAGTCTTGGGGAAGCCGTCGAGGATTTGCTTTCGGTGGCATTTCGCCATGGCATTCGCATCCTAAGCGATTTGACGCTGTTAGGGAAAGCGCTGTTGACGGTCGAAGGGGTGGTGGAAATGCTTGATCCGCAGTTTCGCATCATGGATGTGGCCGAACCGTTTGGGCGGAAGCTGTTGAAAGACCGTCTTCGGCCTGACCGGGTGGCGGAAACGGCGTGGAAACGGATTTTCGACTACGGTGAATGGCTGCTTCGCTTGCCGGACAGCGTAAAGGAATGGACGAAAATGATGCGGCATGGCAAGCTTCGATTGGAAATCACGGCGCCTGATTTGGAAACGCTGCTAAAGAAGCTCGATCAGATTACGAACCGACTGTCCATTAGCATCGTTCTTCTTTCGTGGAGCATCGTCATGGCTGGCATGATGATCGCTTCATCGTTCGGACGGCAGTCGATGCTGCTATGGAAAATTCCTGCTGTTGAAATCGGATTAGGTGTGTCCGCTTTTCTTTTTGGTTGGCTGCTTTACTCGATTTTTCGTTCGGGAAAGTTTTAG
- a CDS encoding sulfite oxidase-like oxidoreductase, which yields MTKQLPPGQFETEKWPILHEGDVYEFDEAAWNFRLFGNVKEEVTLSYQEVMRLPKTISTVDMHCVTTWSKFDTTFEGIAFREFLRFVDLDPDVKYVKIYGYLNGDRFGYSANLPLDALMGDDALFVYRWKDKHHDWQDISPKHGYPLRFIPPATFYLWKGAKWASGIRFMKEDEPGYWEERGYSMTANPFKEERFAEWVPRIRF from the coding sequence ATGACCAAACAACTTCCTCCCGGCCAATTCGAAACGGAAAAATGGCCGATTTTGCATGAAGGCGATGTGTACGAATTCGATGAAGCGGCGTGGAATTTCCGATTGTTCGGCAATGTGAAAGAGGAAGTGACGCTGTCGTATCAGGAAGTGATGCGGCTGCCGAAGACGATTTCGACCGTGGATATGCACTGCGTGACGACGTGGTCGAAATTTGATACGACGTTTGAAGGCATCGCTTTCCGCGAGTTTTTGCGCTTCGTCGATCTCGATCCCGACGTGAAATATGTGAAAATTTACGGCTACTTAAACGGCGACCGTTTCGGCTATTCGGCAAACTTGCCGCTTGACGCGCTGATGGGCGACGATGCCTTGTTTGTTTATCGATGGAAAGACAAGCATCACGACTGGCAGGACATCTCGCCGAAGCACGGCTATCCGCTCCGGTTCATCCCGCCGGCGACATTTTATTTATGGAAAGGGGCGAAATGGGCGTCCGGCATCCGCTTTATGAAAGAAGATGAGCCGGGCTATTGGGAGGAGCGCGGCTATTCGATGACCGCCAATCCGTTTAAAGAAGAACGGTTTGCCGAGTGGGTGCCGCGGATTCGCTTTTGA
- a CDS encoding YpmS family protein translates to MNWKRSFFVLAAVNAVVLILAAVWLLQPSPPVKRPERLDVEGASFTVYSKKAHLNAVINDYLAEKTKDHPLRYDVWLADRVYVSSEIPIFGRNVELVVSFVPKVVKGGNVELVEPVISLGDWKLPVTYVLRYLQKHAPLPDEVIIDPGRARIYVALHEIRFGNGYQVAAKKIDLAADEIVFTLTIPTNRPR, encoded by the coding sequence ATGAATTGGAAACGATCGTTTTTCGTTTTGGCGGCTGTGAATGCTGTTGTGCTCATTCTTGCCGCTGTTTGGCTGCTGCAGCCGTCTCCGCCGGTGAAACGGCCGGAGCGCCTGGATGTGGAAGGGGCTTCGTTTACGGTGTACTCCAAAAAAGCGCACTTGAACGCTGTCATTAACGATTATTTGGCGGAAAAAACGAAAGACCATCCGCTTCGCTATGACGTTTGGCTCGCCGACCGCGTTTACGTCTCGAGTGAAATTCCGATCTTTGGGCGCAACGTCGAGCTCGTCGTCTCGTTTGTGCCGAAAGTCGTGAAAGGCGGGAACGTCGAACTTGTCGAACCGGTCATTTCGCTCGGCGACTGGAAGCTGCCGGTGACGTACGTGCTTCGCTACTTGCAAAAGCATGCGCCGCTGCCGGATGAAGTCATCATCGATCCGGGACGGGCCCGCATTTATGTGGCGCTCCATGAGATTCGTTTTGGCAACGGGTATCAAGTAGCGGCGAAAAAAATCGATTTGGCGGCCGATGAAATCGTATTTACCTTAACGATCCCGACAAACCGTCCGCGGTAA
- a CDS encoding putative holin-like toxin, with protein sequence MMSIADALTLMIAFASLIVAVIAVSKDKK encoded by the coding sequence ATGATGTCGATTGCCGACGCGCTGACGCTCATGATTGCGTTTGCGTCACTCATCGTCGCGGTGATCGCCGTATCCAAAGACAAAAAGTAA
- the pepT gene encoding peptidase T, with amino-acid sequence MKQELIERFIRYAKVNTQSDPESSTCPSTQGQWELARMLVEELKSIGMEDVTVDENGYVMATLPANTDKNVPVIGFLAHMDTAPEFTGANVNPQIIEQYDGGDIVLNKEQGIILSPNDFPELAGYKGHTLITTDGTTLLGADDKAGIAEIMTAMNYLIQHPEIKHGKVRVAFTPDEEIGRGPHKFDVAKFGAQFAYTVDGGPLGELEYESFNAAEAKMTIKGKNVHPGTAKGKMINSIKIAMEFQQQLPADEAPEHTEGYEGFYHLLSFQGSVEETKLHYIIRDFDREQFEARKAKMNEIAASLAQKYGNDRITLEINDQYYNMREKIEPVRHIVDIAHEAMTNLGIEPKVKPIRGGTDGSQLSYMGLPTPNLFAGGENFHGRYEYISADTMVKSAEVIVEIIKLFEQKAS; translated from the coding sequence ATGAAACAAGAATTGATCGAACGCTTCATCCGCTACGCCAAAGTGAATACCCAGTCCGATCCAGAAAGCAGCACATGCCCGTCGACTCAAGGGCAATGGGAGCTGGCGAGAATGCTCGTCGAAGAGCTGAAGTCGATCGGCATGGAAGACGTCACAGTCGACGAAAACGGCTACGTCATGGCGACGCTGCCGGCCAATACGGACAAAAACGTGCCCGTGATCGGCTTTTTGGCTCATATGGACACCGCTCCGGAGTTTACGGGAGCCAACGTCAACCCGCAAATCATCGAACAGTACGACGGTGGCGACATCGTGTTGAACAAAGAACAAGGCATCATCTTGTCGCCAAACGATTTCCCGGAGCTCGCCGGCTACAAAGGGCATACACTGATTACAACCGATGGGACGACGCTGCTTGGCGCCGATGATAAAGCCGGAATCGCCGAAATTATGACCGCGATGAACTATCTCATCCAACACCCGGAGATCAAGCACGGCAAAGTGCGCGTCGCCTTTACCCCGGATGAGGAAATCGGCCGCGGACCGCACAAATTTGACGTTGCCAAATTCGGCGCCCAATTTGCCTATACGGTCGACGGCGGGCCGCTTGGCGAATTGGAATACGAAAGCTTTAACGCCGCGGAAGCAAAAATGACGATCAAAGGAAAAAACGTCCACCCAGGCACGGCAAAAGGAAAAATGATCAACTCAATCAAAATCGCCATGGAGTTCCAACAGCAACTGCCAGCCGATGAGGCGCCGGAACATACCGAAGGATACGAAGGGTTTTACCATTTGCTTTCATTCCAAGGGAGTGTAGAGGAGACGAAACTTCACTACATTATCCGCGACTTCGACCGTGAACAGTTCGAGGCTCGCAAAGCGAAAATGAACGAGATCGCCGCTTCGCTTGCACAAAAATATGGAAACGACCGAATCACACTCGAAATCAACGACCAATATTACAACATGCGCGAAAAAATCGAGCCGGTGCGCCACATTGTGGACATCGCCCACGAAGCGATGACGAACTTGGGCATTGAACCGAAAGTGAAACCGATCCGCGGCGGCACAGACGGGTCGCAGCTCTCCTACATGGGGCTGCCGACGCCGAACCTTTTTGCCGGCGGCGAAAACTTCCACGGCCGCTACGAATACATTTCCGCCGATACAATGGTGAAATCGGCCGAAGTGATCGTGGAGATCATCAAGCTGTTCGAGCAAAAAGCATCTTGA
- a CDS encoding ECF transporter S component — MKRISIRAFVSIGVLGAMAHVLMMLNFPLPPFPNFLLVDFSDIPALIAALLYGPLAGVAVELLKNVLNYVFVGSATGVPVGQIANFTAGVAFLLPVSYIYRKSASKKGLLLGLAAGTLTMALVMSVLNYYVFLPAYTLFLGAPQMSAPEAKALVVSAILPFNAVKGAMAAIVFQLLFWRLRAWLDKQAASRQAA, encoded by the coding sequence ATGAAACGCATTTCCATCCGCGCCTTTGTCAGCATCGGAGTGTTGGGCGCCATGGCGCATGTGCTCATGATGCTCAACTTTCCGCTGCCGCCGTTTCCGAACTTTTTGCTTGTTGACTTCAGCGACATCCCGGCGCTCATCGCCGCCTTGTTGTACGGCCCGCTCGCCGGTGTGGCGGTCGAACTATTGAAAAACGTGCTGAACTACGTGTTCGTCGGCAGCGCGACCGGCGTTCCGGTCGGCCAGATCGCCAACTTCACTGCCGGGGTGGCGTTCCTTTTGCCGGTTTCCTATATTTATCGGAAATCCGCATCGAAAAAAGGCTTGCTGCTGGGGCTGGCGGCGGGAACATTGACGATGGCGCTCGTCATGAGCGTGCTCAACTACTACGTCTTTTTGCCGGCGTATACGCTTTTCCTCGGCGCTCCGCAGATGAGCGCACCGGAAGCGAAGGCGTTGGTGGTATCGGCGATTTTGCCGTTTAACGCCGTCAAAGGAGCGATGGCGGCCATCGTATTTCAGCTTCTCTTTTGGCGTCTTCGTGCTTGGCTTGACAAACAGGCGGCATCTCGCCAAGCCGCTTGA